In the Candidatus Methylomirabilota bacterium genome, GTCGAGGTAGTTGAGCCCGCAGGCCTTCACCTCGACCACCGCCTGGCCCGGCGCCGCCGTGGGCTCCGCCCAGTCGGTGCGCAGGCGGATCTGCTCGAGCCCGCCGTGGGCGTCGATCGCGATAGCTCTCAAACTTGTCCTTATCTGGGGGGGAGCGGCGTCGCTCCTCCCCCAGGCCCCCCCATCGCATTCTTCGTCCGGTCTGCGGCGGGTTTCGCGTCGTGGGCGGACTTCCGTAGCTCGAAGCGGAAGTCGCAGTGCGAGGCGCCCTCCATCACGGTCTGCGTGCGCGTCAGCTTCACGTCGGGGTTGAAGCCCTCCACCAGCGCGAAGTCGCGGTTGCAAGAGAGCAGGGCACCGACCTCGGGGATGCCGAGGGCCCGGTACATCTCCGCATAGCGGCACCGCGTGACGTTGAAGGAGAGCTTCTGATCGTTCTGCTCCAGCACGTCCATGCGGTAGGCGTCGCCCTTCTTCCAGTCCTCCAGCGCGGTGGCGAAGTGGCCCAGGCTGTCGCCGCCCATTCGCTCGGCCAGCCCCCGGCCCTGCTCGCGCGCCACGTCCACGATGATCCGCCGCGCGACCTCGAAGACCCGCTCGCGGCCGAACTCGTCGCCCAGCGCGGAGAGCACCGGCATCAGGATGCGCGCCTCGATCTCGCGGCGCTTGAGCACGCCGATGTCGTTCAACGTATCCGGGGGCATGCGATCGCTCATGACGTCGCCTC is a window encoding:
- a CDS encoding L-2-amino-thiazoline-4-carboxylic acid hydrolase, giving the protein MSDRMPPDTLNDIGVLKRREIEARILMPVLSALGDEFGRERVFEVARRIIVDVAREQGRGLAERMGGDSLGHFATALEDWKKGDAYRMDVLEQNDQKLSFNVTRCRYAEMYRALGIPEVGALLSCNRDFALVEGFNPDVKLTRTQTVMEGASHCDFRFELRKSAHDAKPAADRTKNAMGGPGGGATPLPPR